In the genome of Cronobacter malonaticus LMG 23826, one region contains:
- a CDS encoding bifunctional aspartate kinase/homoserine dehydrogenase II has product MSVTAPAGTNGRQLHKFGGSSLADVKCYLRVAGIMADYSRAGDMMVVSAAGSTTNQLISWLKLSQSDRLSAHQVQQALRRYQSELISGLLPAAVADGLISEFIHDLERLAALLDGTITDAVYAEVVGHGEIWSARLMAAVLNHQGIDAAWLDARDFLRAERAAQPQVNEGLSFPLLQQLLVQHPNKRLVVTGFICRNDAGETVLLGRNGSDYSATQIGALAGVSRVTIWSDVAGVYSADPRKVKDACLLPLLRLDEASELARLAAPVLHARTLQPVSGSDIDLQLRCSYSPEQGSTRIERVLASGTGARIVTSHDDVCLIEFEVPSHQDFKLAHKEVDALLRRAQLRPLSVGVHPDRRLLQLCYTSEVVGSALKLLEDAALPGELRLREGLALVALVGAGVCRNPLHSHRFWQQLKDQPVEFIWQSEEAISLVAVLRTGPTESLIQGLHQSLFRAEKRIGLMLFGKGNIGSRWLELFAREQETLSARTGLEFVLAGVVDSRRSLLNYDGLDASRALAFFNDEAVEQDEESLFLWMRAHPYDDLVVLDVTASQDLADQYLDFASYGFHVISANKLAGASNSQNYRQIRDAFAKTGRHWLYNATVGAGLPVNHTVRDLRDSGDSILSISGIFSGTLSWLFLQFDGTVPFTELVDQAWQQGLTEPDPRVDLSGKDVMRKLVILAREAGYDIEPDQVRVESLVPAGCEEGSVDHFFEYGDALNEQMVQRLEAARELGLVLRYVARFDANGKARVGVEAVRPEHPLASLLPCDNVFAIESRWYRDNPLVIRGPGAGRDVTAGAIQSDLNRLAQLL; this is encoded by the coding sequence ATGAGTGTTACAGCGCCTGCAGGGACGAACGGTCGTCAGCTGCACAAATTTGGCGGCAGCAGTCTCGCCGACGTGAAATGTTACCTGCGCGTGGCGGGTATCATGGCCGACTATTCCCGCGCCGGGGATATGATGGTGGTGTCCGCGGCGGGCAGCACGACCAACCAGCTGATCAGCTGGCTGAAATTAAGCCAGAGCGATCGTCTCTCCGCGCATCAGGTGCAACAGGCGCTGCGCCGTTATCAGAGCGAGCTTATCTCCGGGCTGCTGCCTGCCGCGGTTGCTGACGGGCTTATCAGCGAATTTATTCACGACCTTGAGCGCCTGGCCGCGCTGCTGGACGGCACCATCACCGACGCGGTTTACGCCGAAGTTGTCGGCCACGGCGAGATCTGGTCCGCGCGCCTGATGGCCGCCGTGCTGAATCATCAAGGCATTGACGCCGCCTGGCTCGACGCGCGCGATTTCCTGCGTGCAGAGCGCGCCGCGCAGCCGCAGGTAAACGAAGGCCTTTCTTTCCCGCTGTTGCAGCAGTTGCTGGTGCAGCACCCGAATAAACGTTTAGTCGTCACCGGGTTTATCTGCCGTAATGACGCGGGCGAAACCGTGCTGCTCGGCCGTAACGGCTCCGACTATTCAGCAACGCAAATCGGCGCGCTGGCGGGTGTCTCGCGCGTCACCATCTGGAGCGACGTGGCGGGCGTTTACAGCGCCGACCCGCGCAAAGTTAAAGACGCCTGCCTCCTGCCGCTGCTGCGCCTTGATGAGGCGAGCGAGCTGGCGCGTCTGGCTGCACCCGTGCTGCACGCCCGCACGTTGCAGCCCGTTTCCGGCAGCGATATCGATTTACAGCTGCGTTGCAGCTACAGCCCGGAGCAAGGCTCCACGCGCATTGAGCGCGTGCTGGCCTCCGGCACCGGCGCGCGTATCGTCACCAGTCATGACGATGTCTGTCTTATCGAATTTGAAGTGCCGTCGCATCAGGATTTCAAACTGGCGCATAAAGAGGTTGATGCGCTCTTAAGACGCGCCCAGTTGCGTCCGCTGTCGGTCGGCGTGCATCCCGACCGCCGCCTGCTGCAACTCTGCTACACCTCAGAAGTGGTTGGCAGCGCGCTCAAACTGCTGGAAGACGCCGCGCTGCCGGGCGAGCTGCGCCTGCGGGAAGGGCTGGCGCTGGTGGCGCTGGTGGGGGCGGGTGTGTGCCGCAACCCGCTGCACAGCCACCGTTTCTGGCAGCAACTCAAAGATCAGCCGGTAGAGTTTATCTGGCAGTCGGAAGAGGCCATCAGCCTTGTGGCGGTGCTGCGTACCGGCCCGACGGAGAGCCTGATCCAGGGGCTGCATCAGTCGCTGTTCCGCGCGGAAAAACGTATCGGGCTGATGCTCTTCGGTAAAGGGAATATCGGCTCGCGCTGGCTGGAACTGTTCGCGCGCGAGCAGGAGACGCTTTCTGCCCGCACCGGCCTTGAGTTTGTGCTGGCGGGCGTGGTGGACAGCCGCCGCAGCCTGCTCAATTACGACGGTCTTGACGCGAGCCGCGCGCTGGCGTTCTTCAATGATGAAGCGGTGGAGCAGGATGAAGAGTCGCTGTTCCTGTGGATGCGCGCGCACCCGTATGACGATTTAGTGGTGCTGGACGTGACCGCAAGCCAGGATCTGGCGGACCAGTATCTCGATTTCGCCAGCTACGGTTTCCATGTCATCAGCGCCAATAAACTGGCGGGCGCGAGTAACAGCCAGAATTACCGCCAGATCCGCGACGCGTTTGCGAAAACGGGCCGTCACTGGCTCTATAACGCGACCGTGGGTGCCGGGCTGCCGGTCAACCACACGGTGCGCGATCTGCGCGACAGCGGCGATTCGATTCTCTCCATCAGCGGGATCTTCTCCGGCACGCTGTCGTGGCTGTTTTTACAGTTCGACGGTACGGTGCCATTTACCGAGCTGGTGGATCAGGCGTGGCAGCAGGGATTGACCGAGCCAGACCCGCGCGTGGATCTCTCCGGTAAGGATGTGATGCGCAAGTTAGTTATCCTGGCGCGTGAGGCGGGCTACGATATCGAGCCCGATCAGGTGCGCGTGGAGTCGCTGGTGCCTGCCGGGTGCGAAGAGGGCTCGGTGGATCACTTCTTTGAATATGGCGACGCGCTGAACGAGCAGATGGTGCAGCGTCTTGAGGCGGCGCGCGAGCTGGGCCTGGTGCTGCGCTACGTGGCGCGTTTTGACGCCAATGGTAAGGCGCGCGTCGGCGTCGAGGCGGTGCGTCCTGAGCATCCGCTGGCGTCGCTGCTGCCGTGCGATAACGTGTTCGCCATTGAAAGCCGCTGGTATCGCGATAACCCGTTAGTTATCCGCGGGCCAGGTGCCGGGCGCGACGTGACCGCCGGTGCGATTCAGTCAGATCTCAACCGTCTGGCGCAGTTGCTCTGA
- the metJ gene encoding met regulon transcriptional regulator MetJ — MAEWNGEYISPYAEHGKKSEQVKKITVSIPLKVLKILTDERTRRQVNNLRHATNSELLCEAFLHAFTGQPLPDDDDLRKERSDEIPEEAKVIMREMGIDPDTWEY, encoded by the coding sequence ATGGCTGAATGGAACGGCGAATATATCAGCCCCTACGCTGAGCACGGCAAGAAGAGTGAACAGGTCAAAAAAATTACGGTTTCCATTCCTCTGAAGGTGTTAAAAATCCTCACCGATGAACGCACCCGTCGTCAGGTGAATAACCTGCGCCATGCCACTAACAGCGAGCTGCTGTGCGAGGCATTCCTTCACGCCTTTACCGGCCAGCCCTTGCCGGACGACGATGACCTGCGCAAAGAGCGCAGCGATGAGATCCCCGAAGAGGCCAAGGTAATCATGCGTGAAATGGGTATCGACCCGGATACCTGGGAATACTGA
- the metB gene encoding cystathionine gamma-synthase, giving the protein MTRKQATIAVRSGLNDDEQYGCVVPPIHLSSTYNFTGFNEPRAHDYSRRGNPTRDVVQRALAELEGGAGAVLTNTGMSAIHLATTVFLKPGDLLVAPHDCYGGSYRLFDSLAKRGCYRVEFVDQGDEAALKAALAEQPKLVLVESPSNPLLRVVDIAKICELSRAAGAISVVDNTFLSPALQNPLALGADLVLHSCTKYLNGHSDVVAGVVIAKDPDTVTELAWWANNIGVTGGAFDSYLLLRGLRTLSPRMEVAQRNASAIVDFLKQQPRVKKLYHPSLPENAGHEIAVRQQKGFGAMLSFELDGDEQTLRRFLGALELFTLAESLGGVESLISHAATMTHAGMAPEARAAAGISETLLRISTGIEDSEDLIADLEKAFQAAG; this is encoded by the coding sequence ATGACGCGTAAACAGGCCACCATCGCAGTGCGCAGCGGGCTCAATGACGACGAGCAGTACGGCTGCGTCGTTCCGCCGATTCACCTCTCCAGCACCTACAACTTCACCGGTTTTAATGAGCCGCGCGCGCATGACTATTCTCGTCGCGGCAACCCGACGCGCGATGTGGTTCAGCGCGCGCTGGCGGAGCTGGAAGGCGGCGCGGGCGCTGTGCTGACCAACACCGGCATGTCGGCGATCCATCTGGCGACGACCGTTTTCCTGAAGCCCGGCGATCTGCTGGTGGCCCCGCACGACTGCTACGGTGGTAGTTATCGCCTTTTTGACAGCCTCGCGAAACGCGGCTGTTATCGCGTCGAATTTGTCGATCAGGGTGATGAGGCGGCGCTGAAAGCAGCGCTTGCCGAACAACCGAAACTGGTGCTGGTGGAAAGCCCGAGCAATCCCTTGTTGCGCGTGGTGGATATTGCGAAAATTTGCGAACTTTCGCGCGCGGCCGGAGCCATAAGTGTGGTGGATAATACGTTCCTGAGCCCGGCGTTACAGAATCCGCTGGCGCTGGGGGCCGATCTGGTTCTGCACTCCTGCACCAAATACCTCAACGGGCACTCCGATGTGGTGGCGGGCGTAGTGATTGCGAAAGATCCCGACACCGTTACCGAGCTTGCCTGGTGGGCCAATAACATCGGTGTGACCGGCGGCGCGTTCGACAGCTACCTGCTGCTGCGTGGCCTGCGTACATTGAGCCCGCGTATGGAAGTGGCGCAGCGTAACGCCAGCGCGATTGTCGATTTCCTTAAGCAGCAGCCGCGGGTGAAAAAGTTGTATCATCCGTCGCTGCCGGAGAATGCGGGGCATGAGATAGCCGTACGTCAGCAAAAGGGCTTCGGCGCGATGCTGAGTTTTGAACTGGATGGCGACGAACAGACGCTGCGCCGTTTCCTCGGCGCGCTGGAGCTGTTCACGCTGGCAGAATCGTTAGGTGGCGTGGAGAGCCTGATTTCTCACGCCGCGACGATGACCCACGCGGGCATGGCGCCGGAAGCGCGCGCCGCCGCGGGCATCTCCGAGACGCTGCTGCGTATTTCGACCGGTATTGAAGATAGCGAAGATTTAATTGCCGACCTGGAAAAAGCATTCCAGGCGGCGGGCTAA
- the rpmE gene encoding 50S ribosomal protein L31: protein MKKDIHPKYVEITATCSCGNVIKTRSTVGHDLNLDVCGNCHPFFTGKQRVVDTGGRVERFNKRFSIPGSK, encoded by the coding sequence ATGAAAAAAGATATTCACCCGAAATATGTTGAAATCACCGCTACCTGCTCCTGCGGTAACGTGATCAAAACTCGCTCCACCGTTGGCCACGACCTGAACCTGGACGTGTGCGGCAACTGCCACCCGTTCTTCACTGGTAAACAGCGTGTTGTTGATACCGGTGGTCGTGTTGAGCGTTTCAACAAACGCTTCAGCATCCCGGGCAGCAAATAA
- the metF gene encoding methylenetetrahydrofolate reductase has translation MSFFHANQREALNQSLAEVQGQINVSFEFFPPRTSEMEQTLWSSIDRLSSLKPKFVSVTYGANSGERDRTHSIIKGIKDRTGLEAAPHLTCIDASPDELRTIARDYWNNGIRHIVALRGDLPAGSGKPEMYASDLVALLKEVADFDISVAAYPEVHPEAKSAQADLLNLRRKIDAGANRAITQFFFDVESYLRFRDRCAATGIDVEIIPGILPVSNFKQAKKFADMTNVRIPSWMSQMFAGLDDDAETRKLVGANIAMDMVKILSREGVKDFHFYTLNRAEMSYAICHTLGVRPAVAA, from the coding sequence ATGAGTTTTTTTCACGCCAACCAGCGGGAGGCCCTGAATCAGAGCCTCGCAGAAGTGCAGGGACAGATTAACGTCTCGTTTGAATTTTTCCCGCCGCGCACCAGTGAAATGGAGCAGACCCTGTGGTCCTCTATCGATCGCTTAAGCAGCCTGAAGCCGAAATTTGTGTCGGTCACCTACGGCGCCAACTCCGGCGAGCGCGACCGCACCCACAGCATCATCAAAGGTATTAAAGACCGCACCGGCCTTGAAGCCGCGCCGCACCTCACCTGCATTGACGCCTCGCCGGATGAGCTGCGCACCATCGCGCGCGACTACTGGAACAACGGCATTCGCCATATCGTCGCGCTGCGCGGCGACCTGCCTGCTGGCAGCGGCAAACCGGAAATGTACGCCAGCGATCTGGTGGCGCTGTTAAAAGAGGTCGCCGATTTCGATATCTCCGTCGCGGCGTATCCGGAAGTACACCCGGAGGCGAAAAGTGCGCAGGCCGATCTGCTCAATCTGCGCCGTAAAATCGACGCGGGCGCTAACCGCGCCATCACCCAGTTCTTCTTTGACGTCGAAAGCTATCTGCGCTTTCGCGACCGCTGCGCGGCGACGGGCATTGATGTGGAAATCATCCCTGGCATTCTGCCGGTCTCCAACTTTAAGCAGGCGAAAAAGTTTGCCGACATGACCAACGTTCGCATTCCGTCCTGGATGTCGCAGATGTTTGCCGGGCTTGATGACGACGCCGAAACCCGCAAGCTGGTCGGCGCTAACATTGCGATGGACATGGTGAAGATTCTAAGCCGCGAAGGCGTAAAAGATTTCCACTTCTATACGCTTAACCGCGCGGAAATGAGTTACGCCATCTGCCATACGCTGGGTGTAAGACCGGCGGTGGCGGCATAA